Proteins from a single region of Penaeus monodon isolate SGIC_2016 chromosome 29, NSTDA_Pmon_1, whole genome shotgun sequence:
- the LOC119592120 gene encoding uncharacterized protein LOC119592120 produces the protein MDGRWVKEFVVVWLTWTAVARAQAADEYCTRMRESIQCVYKNTSQTVMLDDTFEASGARELRVESAAALQGIAPCNLLLQVWSSNNVSLKGGGADEEGQAGDYKTKTASEGPVTGTPDSQRRKSLTEHEIVFVNDSPKKPSVRKSEDVSAQLGKEAEVCVRNVSAHQSKFKSLRGRFDCVTLRLSEAGEVEASFTNLHIWKSSISHLSVAVQHISVEETSIALLSGLEVGNQRKPKSQANIGTATHSLKSADIKKIEHDGLKLTDGHLHISNTNIDGIDARGIVVANGSVTFENSHFTQVFPTSLVLKGNSTVIFSNSTIGSREIKYVKVSSSGQDVHPLQLMLPSAGGLAWSTRGDSVQEEKASADSLFRGFKWYWVVIMLGVGLVAGVVLGSAARCRNKKDPKTQASSLTLSDLISRDRMEEGDNSHENEASGRPSLYRQDSGLTSSSFTSYTACQDRGRLSGLKQPDDLDQILNAQAEPNIYVQVSPLACAQETVIYEEAETFTSLREENTYMTMGPGAQKQQGT, from the exons ATGGATGGGCGATGGGTGAAGGAGTTCGTGGTGGTGTGGCTGACATGGACTGCGGTGGCGAGAGCCCAGGCCGCGGATGAGTACTGCACACGGATGAGGGAATCCATTCAGTGTGTCTACAAGAACACAAGCCAG ACTGTGATGTTGGACGACACCTTCGAAGCCTCGGGAGCTCGTGAGTTGAGGGTCGAATCCGCCGCAGCTCTCCAGGGCATCGCCCCCTGCAACCTCCTCCTTCAAGTGTGGTCCTCGAACAACGTGTCGCTGAAAGGAGGAGGCGCTGACGAGGAAGGTCAAGCTGGAGATTATAAAACCAAGACAGCTTCTGAAGGCCCAGTGACAGGCACTCCCGATTCGCAGAGGAGAAAGTCTCTGACAGAACATGAAATAGTGTTTGTGAATGATTCTCCGAAGAAACCAAGTGTCCGTAAAAGTGAAGACGTGAGTGCTCAGTTAGGAAAAGAGGCCGAAGTGTGTGTAAGGAATGTGTCGGCACATCAGTCGAAATTCAAGTCGTTGCGCGGCAGGTTTGACTGTGTAACTCTTCGCCTCAGTGAAGCAGGGGAGGTAGAGGCATCTTTTACCAATTTACACATTTGGAAATCGTCGATATCTCATTTATCAGTTGCCGTGCAACACATATCTGTTGAAGAAACTAGCATTGCTTTGCTATCTGGACTCGAGGTTGGGAACCAGCGGAAACCAAAAAGCCAAGCAAATATCGGGACGGCCACCCATTCCTTGAAAAGTGCAGACATTAAAAAGATCGAGCATGACGGTCTGAAACTGACTGACGGACATTTGCATATCTCTAACACCAACATCGACGGCATTGACGCTCGCGGGATCGTAGTGGCGAACGGGTCAGTTACCTTCGAAAACTCGCACTTCACACAGGTATTCCCGACGTCCCTCGTCCTCAAGGGAAATTCAACCGTCATTTTCAGTAATTCCACCATAGGGAGCCGGGAGATCAAGTATGTGAAAGTGTCCAGCAGCGGCCAGGACGTTCATCCCCTACAGCTTATGTTACCTTCTGCAGGCGGACTCGCTTGGAGTACCCGGGGCGACAGCGTTCAGGAGGAAAAAGCCTCCGCTGACTCCTTGTTCCGGGGCTTCAAATGGTACTGGGTAGTGATCATGCTCGGCGTCGGCCTCGTGGCGGGCGTGGTGTTGGGGTCGGCCGCAAGATGCCGAAATAAGAAAGACCCCAAAACACAGGCTTCGTCCTTAACCCTGTCGGACTTGATATCACGAGacaggatggaagagggagacaaCTCGCACGAAAACGAAGCTTCCGGACGACCCAGCCTCTACCGCCAGGACTCGGGCTTGACGTCCTCCTCCTTCACGTCCTACACGGCCTGCCAGGATCGCGGTCGCCTGTCGGGCCTCAAGCAACCCGACGACCTGGACCAGATCCTGAACGCTCAGGCGGAACCCAACATCTACGTGCAGGTCTCGCCCCTGGCCTGTGCACAAGAGACCGTCATCTACGAGGAGGCGGAGACCTTCACGTCCCTCAGGGAGGAGAACACCTACATGACCATGGGCCCCGGAGCCCAGAAGCAGCAAGGAACCTGA
- the LOC119592121 gene encoding leucine-rich repeat-containing protein 58-like, giving the protein MYYSSESSDSENTAESHSLDFSYLMLDTDSLAMHLRNSVREQQLNRQEQAKQYVTACDKSTETSQTNCDSGTRPRNSEPRQDVDYMMARLVVSSAEADDQDEDSGCDTVTEKLFLQHNMLLTLPFEVVKFTNLKMLDLSNNSLTHVNDFVLHLPELQTLYLRNNNLTDDSLPKELSTLSKLRELNLSGNQLTVVPSQLYEMSTLKYLYLGNNMITEVLPDIRAMQGLQVLHLGGNCLESVPDELGELQQLGALVLCDNRLCNLPRAISNLTRLRSLLLHKNNLCCLPVGAVKLRSLTELSLRDNPLVTRFVNSCARELMYNSPTLLELAARVIKLKKIQYTNEDLPQTLITYLSSGQRCVNPKCKGMYFTSCVEHIKFVDFCGMYRVPLMHYLCSSRCSSKTPAYYRASSSESESEEDEQPAARMKRVLLG; this is encoded by the exons ATGTATTACTCTTCGGAGAGTTCGGATAGTGAGAACACGGCGGAGTCCCATAGCCTGGACTTCTCCTACCTGATGCTGGACACAGACTCTCTCGCGATGCATTTGAGGAACAGCGTGCGCGAGCAGCAGCTGAACAGACAAGAACAAGCCAAACAATACGTTACGGCATGTGATAAATCAACGGAAACTAGTCAGACGAACTGTGATAGTGGCACAAGGCCGCGGAATTCTGAGCCTAGACAAGATGTGGACTACATGATGGCCAGACTAGTCGTTTCTTCTGCCGAGGCTGACGACCAGGACGAGGATAGTGGTTGTGATACAGTCACTGAGAAGTTGTTCTTGCAGCACAACATGCTTTTAACATTACCCTTTGAAGTAGTTAAGTTTACTAATCTGAAGATGCTAGATCTGTCtaacaacagcttaacacatgTGAATGACTTCGTGTTGCATCTTCCGGAGTTGCAAACTTTGTATCTCCGCAACAACAATTTGACAGATGATTCACTACCTAAAGAACTGTCAACTCTTTCAAAACTAAGAGAACTAAATTTGAGTGGGAATCAGTTGACTGTGGTGCCAAGTCAACTCTATGAGATGAGTACGTTAAAGTACCTGTACCTCGGAAACAACATGATAACAGAAGTCTTACCAGACATCAGAGCCATGCAAGG ATTGCAAGTGCTTCATCTTGGGGGAAACTGCCTGGAGTCCGTCCCAGATGAGTTGGGGGAACTACAGCAGCTCGGAGCACTAGTCTTGTGTGACAACCGCCTGTGCAATCTTCCACGAGCAATCTCAAATCTCACACGCCTGCGTTCTCTCCTCCTGCACAAAAATAATCTGTGCTGTCTTCCGGTTGGGGCCGTCAAGCTAAGAAGTTTAACAGAG TTGAGTCTTCGAGACAATCCCCTCGTCACACGGTTTGTCAACTCTTGTGCACGGGAACTCATGTACAACTCGCCCACACTGTTAGAGCTGGCAGCCAGAGTTATAAAGCTGAAGAAGATTCAGTATACGAATGAGGATCTCCCACAAACCCTCATCACGTATTTGAGTTCTGGACAGAGATGTGTGAATCCCAAATGCAAAG GCATGTACTTCACATCCTGCGTGGAACATATAAAATTTGTTGACTTCTGTGGAATGTACAGAGTGCCTTTAATGCATTACCTGTGTTCATCACGTTGCTCCTCCAAGACGCCAGCTTACTACAGAGCTTCATCTTCAGAGTCTGAGAGCGAAGAAGACGAACAACCAGCTGCTAGGATGAAGAGAGTTTTGCTGGGATAA